A genomic region of Streptomyces rimosus contains the following coding sequences:
- the rplQ gene encoding 50S ribosomal protein L17, whose protein sequence is MPKPAKGARLGGSAAHERLMLRNLATSLFEHGRITTTEAKARRLRPYAERLVTKAKKGDLHNRRQVMQLISDKSVVHTLFTEIAPRFAERPGGYTRITKIGNRRGDNAPMAVIELVEGEIAKKATVAEAEAATKRAVKESDEAAKAEDTKGEAAEAPAEESKDA, encoded by the coding sequence ATGCCGAAGCCCGCCAAGGGTGCCCGTCTGGGCGGCAGCGCTGCGCACGAGCGTCTTATGCTGCGCAACCTGGCCACCAGCCTGTTCGAGCACGGCCGCATCACGACGACCGAGGCCAAGGCCCGTCGTCTGCGTCCGTACGCCGAGCGTCTGGTGACCAAGGCGAAGAAGGGTGACCTTCACAACCGCCGTCAGGTCATGCAGCTGATCTCGGACAAGAGCGTCGTGCACACGCTCTTCACGGAGATCGCGCCGCGCTTCGCGGAGCGTCCGGGTGGTTACACCCGTATCACCAAGATCGGCAACCGTCGTGGCGACAACGCCCCGATGGCGGTCATCGAGCTGGTCGAGGGCGAGATCGCCAAGAAGGCCACCGTTGCCGAGGCCGAGGCCGCGACCAAGCGCGCGGTGAAGGAGTCCGACGAGGCCGCCAAGGCCGAGGACACCAAGGGCGAGGCCGCCGAGGCCCCGGCCGAGGAGTCCAAGGACGCCTGA
- the truA gene encoding tRNA pseudouridine(38-40) synthase TruA, whose translation MSDEVEPGFVRVRLDLSYDGKDFSGWAKQRARRTVQEELETALRTVTRSAQTYELTVAGRTDAGVHARGQVAHVDLPAELWAEHADKLLRRLAGRLPKDVRVWRAADAPYGFNARFSAIWRRYAYRVTDHPGGVDPLLRGHVLWHDWDLDVEAMNAASQALLGEHDFAAYCKRREGATTIRTLQELSWVRDADGIITATVKADAFCHNMVRSLVGALLFVGDGHRPVEWPGKVLAAGVRDSAVHVVRPHGLTLEEVGYPADDLLMARNKEARNKRSLPGGGCC comes from the coding sequence GTGAGCGATGAAGTGGAGCCCGGGTTCGTACGGGTGCGGCTGGACCTTTCGTACGACGGGAAGGACTTCTCCGGCTGGGCGAAGCAGCGGGCGCGGCGCACGGTCCAGGAGGAGCTGGAGACCGCGCTGCGGACGGTGACGCGGTCGGCGCAGACGTACGAGCTGACGGTGGCGGGGCGGACGGACGCCGGGGTGCACGCGCGGGGGCAGGTGGCGCATGTGGACCTGCCGGCGGAGCTGTGGGCCGAGCACGCGGACAAGCTGCTGCGGCGGCTGGCCGGGCGGCTGCCGAAGGACGTACGGGTGTGGCGCGCCGCCGACGCGCCGTACGGGTTCAACGCGCGGTTCTCGGCGATCTGGCGGCGGTACGCCTATCGGGTGACGGACCACCCGGGCGGTGTCGATCCGCTGCTGCGCGGCCACGTGCTGTGGCACGACTGGGACCTGGACGTCGAGGCGATGAACGCGGCGTCGCAGGCGCTGCTGGGGGAGCACGACTTCGCGGCGTACTGCAAGCGGCGCGAGGGGGCGACGACGATCCGTACGCTCCAGGAGCTGAGCTGGGTGCGGGACGCGGACGGGATCATCACGGCGACCGTGAAGGCGGACGCCTTCTGCCACAATATGGTGCGCTCGCTGGTGGGCGCGCTGCTGTTCGTGGGGGACGGGCACCGGCCGGTGGAGTGGCCGGGGAAGGTGCTGGCGGCCGGGGTACGGGACTCGGCGGTGCACGTCGTACGGCCGCACGGGCTGACCCTGGAAGAGGTCGGCTATCCGGCGGACGACCTGCTCATGGCCCGTAACAAGGAGGCCCGCAACAAGCGGAGCCTGCCCGGGGGCGGCTGCTGCTGA